Genomic segment of Pseudanabaena sp. BC1403:
GATTTCACAGTACCAAGTGGCATGGATTTAGACAAATTGGCAACTCAGTCCCGCCTTTATTAGCAAGAGCTGTTGCCCTAAAGATTATGCAGTCATTAGAAACACAAATCTCAAAACCAGAGGAAGTTATTCAACTAACTGAGGATGGAGGGCTATATCTAAAAATGGTAAAAGCTGCCAATAGATACGGAGTAAGCTCTCATTTAAAACTTTAAATCCAAAAAGACAAATCGTCCGCTACGCGGACGATTTGTCTTTTTGGATTTACTCCCTGATCCAGCGTGTAGTTCCATCTTTTTGATCGACTAGGGTAATCCCCAAAGTCTTAAGTTCATCCCGAATGCGATCGCCTTCCTGATAATTCTTCGCTTTCTTCGCTTCAATCCTTTTTTGAATTAGGGATTCTATTTCTGGATCACTAATGCTCTCTTCCTTGACTTTGCGATCGCGAATATCGGCAACAAAGCCCAAAACACTGACCATATAGCTCAATGTTTGCCAATCTTGATATAAAGCTTCAGAACCCGCAGCCGTTTTGCCAGCATGAGATAGAGAGTTTCTCTCAGCACGTAATTTTTTGGCTAATTCAAAAACATGGGACATCGCCACAGAAGTATTAAAATCATCATTCATCGCTTCTTCAAAACAAGCGATCGCTTCACCCAAATCTTTTCTAGCAGGAATCTCTATATTTTCCCAACCTAACTTTGCCCCAAAATCCTCCGCAAACAGCATTCCATCGCGAATTGTTTCCCAGCCTTTCGTGGCGGCATTAATTGCTTCTTCCGTAAAGTCAATCGGTTGGCGATATTGTGCTTGTAGAATGAATAAACGGATTGCCATTGGCTCGAAATGAGAAACCAGATCCCGAATAGTTGTGAAATTATTCAGCGATTTCGACATTTTCTCACCGTCAATATTCACAAAGCCATTGTGCATCCAGTATTTAGCTAGCGGCTTTGCATAAGCAGCTTCTGACTGCGCGATTTCGTTCTCATGGTGCGGAAATTGTAAATCTATGCCACCTGCATGAATATCAATGGTTTCACCTAAACGCGATCGCACCATTGCTGAGCATTCAATATGCCAACCAGGTCTTCCATTCCCCCAAGGCGATGACCAAAAAGGTTCATTGGGTTTTGCGGATTTCCATAAAGCAAAGTCAAAGGGATAGCGCTTCTGTTCTTCCTGCTCATCAACTCGACCACTTGCCCCCGCTTGCATATCTTCGAGCTTGCGTCCTGAGAGCTTCCCATAGCTAGGAAATTTCTGCACTGCGTAATAAACATCGCCACCTGAGGCATAGGCATAGTCGCGATCAATCAACTGCTGAATTAGCTCAATAATTTCGGGAATTGTCTCTGTAGCGCGAGGATATTCATCAGCTTTGGCAATATTTAGCTTTGCCATATCCTCATCGTAGGCGGCGATATACTGCTCTGCGATCGCCTGCATTGTTGTATTGTTTTCCTGAGCCTTTTTTAAGATCTTGTCATCAATGTCCGTAATATTCTGAACATACTTAACTTGATATTTTGTCGCCAAATAGCGCCGAATCATGTCCCAAATCACATAGGCTCTAGCATGACCTAAATGGCAGTAATTATAGACAGTTACACCACAAACATACATTTTCACAATCCCCGCTTCGAGGGGAATAAAGTCTTCTTTGTGTCTGGTGAGTGTGTTGTAAATGCGAAGGGTCATGGATTTGAGTATTAAAGAGGCGCGAGGTAATTATACAGTAAAGCCATAGCGTAAGGGCAATTCATGAATTGCCCTTACGCTATGGCTTTGTCATGAAAAGAGGTGCAATATTTTTATTAAAAAAGATGAAATGTGGCGCAGCATAGCACATTTCATCTTTTGGATTGCTTGTACTAACGAGACTAAGACAGCTTTATACTGAAATTTACATCACACTAACTGCAAAGAACTTTATTAATAAATGCAAATTTCCACTCTGAAAATTCTGGCTCTATTTATCAATCTTCTAGGTATTCCTGCGCTTATTTTTTCAGGAAGATTTGCTTTGGAAACTCCTGTTGGGTTACTTTATGCATCAAGTGGGAGGGTAGCCTTCTGGGCGATCGCTACCTTGGGATTTTGTTTTGTTCTGCTACCTATTTTACTTGTAGTAGCTGAAATATCTGGATGGCAAAATTTTAAACAACGGAAATATATTGATTCTATTGGTGCATATAAATGGGTACTTGTGGATCTTTTAATCATGCTATTTCTTTCAGTTGCCATGAGTGCTGGTTGGGTTAAGGGATAATTGGTAAGCTCCACAGTACAATTATCCCTTAAAATCATATAGAGATGCTAACTTCAGTGCTGAAGAGCGAAAGCGATCGCGTAAACTTTGTGGCTCAAGGACTTGAGCATTATGAACAAACTGATTTACCCAACGACAAAACTCATTTAGCGATCGCTCTGGTAGCGTAACGATGTAATCGATATACTCAGGCTTTCCACGCCGATCAATCGATTGGGAAATATGTCTTTTCTCTCCCTCTTCGATAAAAGCAATTACGGGTGCAAAAAAACGTACCTTGACTTGAATATATTCTAGAGTTCCTGTAATCTCTCTAACTTGCTCAGATGGTTCACCAAGAAACAAACCCCAACCTTTTTTAAACAGATTCATTGCTACAGTTAAACTTGATTTTTGGAGATCGATTCCTCTGTGCTGATTAACGAATTGGATTTGGTCAGTAAAGCGATCGATTCGTTCGATTTCTAAATGACCATTATCGACATATTCATAGAGCAAATACCAAGCGATATCGTGATAAATCAATTGCAATGGGAAGACTTGTAAATATCCAATTTTCTGACTGTAGGGGTCGGCATATCGATAGATGGTGATTGCTTGTCCGATCGCGATCGCGTCTTCCACTTGATCTAAACAATTATAAAGATTTTGGCGATTTTTTTTGATATCCAGCATTTCGTCAAGATCGGTGTAGATGATTGCTCGATCTATTTGCGATCGCACGGGATAGAGATAGTCTGTGGATTCTAATATTTGTTTGCCGCGCAGTTTCTTTTCGAGTTTTTGGTAAATACGGATTGCTTGGGGCGATCGTTGATATTTTGCCATTGAGTTGAGGGCATTGAGAGCTACTTGCAAGTCTTTAAAGGACATCACACCTGTTCCGAGGAAGTAGCCCCAACGATAAATACGTTGCTCTAAAATGCCATATTTGCGGAGTGTAACTAGGTCTTTGCGAAGAGTGGGGATGGAATACTTAGTTAATGGAATATTGTATTGTTGTGCTATTTCATAAACTTTTTCTTTGACGGCTTCTAGGGATTCGTGGGCAGATTGGGAGTTATTGCCGATGCGATCTGGGCTGCCAATTCCAGGGTGATGAATGAAGGTGACGATGAGGAGCATGAGGCGATCAAAGGCTTGGTGATCGCTATAGGAATGTAAGTTACTAGTCTTCGGCATAATGATATGTCAAGTAAATGACAATATTTATAGAAAATTATAATTTGCCATTAGTTTGTTTTTATTAAGATATTTTGAGCCATATATATAAATTATAAAAATATTCTCATAAATTAGCTATCGTGATAAATATCTGATAAATTGCTTTTGTAAATGTGCGTGAGAGGTAAGGCGATCGCAGTCATGGATGTACTAACACAAGAAAAATCCCAAACGAGTGAATCCGTGAGTGGGAAATATACGGTGATTACATTTGCTCCTGTACAAGGCTTTATTGAGAAGTCTCGCAAGTTGCGCGATCTCTATGGTGCGTCGCAAATTCTCTCGTACTTAAGTTGGAAGATCGTTTGTGCGGCTAATAGTAAAAACTGTGAAGTGATTTCACCTGCGATCGCGATCGATGATGCCTCTGAGATGGCTAATGTTGATATTGTGCAAGGAATGCCCAATCGAATTTTAATATTGGGGGATTTCTCGCATAACGATGCTCAGAAAGCTTTAACTGAAGGCTGGAAAGAAATTGTAACGGCTTGTCGTGGTTGGTTGAGAGATAATTTGCAAATTGATGATGAGGGTTGGTTTAACTCTTGGACAAGATGGCAAATTCACGCTTGGGAGGTGTTTTGGGGCAGTGGGGCAGATATTGAGTTAGCAATGCGTGATTTGGAAACTCGGAAGTTGCGGCGGGCTTGGACTGTGCCGAATTGGAATGGTGAAAGTTCGAGTTTGTCAGGGCATGATGCGATCGCTCATCCAAATATGGATAGTTTGGGAACGAATGAAGCAGAAATTAAAAGCTTTTACAAGAGGCTTGCTGAAGTTCTCGATCCTTCTGGTGATGAGAACGATCGCGCTTATATCAACGAAAATGAGCGATTGAGTATTCCTGAATTAATCAAAAGATTGGTTACTTATGGGGCGATCGCTAGACATATCCACCGCGATCTTTATGCGCCGACTTTTCGAGAAGTGCTTCGCAAAGATGATAAATCTGGTGCGACCTATTGGACTGGCTGGTTTATGGGTGATGGCGATAAGGTCGGAGATCACCTCAAGAGGCTTACAGATAATGCTAGTGTCACTCAATTTAGCCAGTCTTTGAGGGCTTGGGGTAAGAAATTCCAAACAGATTTTGATAAAAAAGGGCGTGTAGTTTATGCGGGAGGAGACGATTTTCTTGGTGTGATGTATGGGGACAAACAGACTCCTAAATTAGATAGTCGTGAAGTAATTGAATGGTTACTGGATTTGCGTGGTAGCTGGGAAAAAGGAAACCTTGGGATTACGCTCAGTGTGGGATTTGTGTGGGCAGGGCATAGCGTGCCGCAGCGTGATGTGTTGCAGCATTGCCGTGAGGCTGAGAAGCTGGCTAAGAATTTAGGACGCGATCGCGTGACGATTCGGGTTCTGTTTAACAATGGTCAATTTGTGCAGTGGACTACGCCTTGGAAATATTTGGAATGGTTGAAAGACTACCGCGATCGCAATGACAATACTGGCAAAGATGCAAACTGGAGCCATGTATATACCGATCTGGCACAACTCAAGGCACGTCATGCGATACCGCCAGAGACAGCAGAACATCCAAGTGACTATCTAGCTATTGAACTGCTGACATTGTATTTTGGTGAAGATAAACGCAAGATGTTTAGTAAGGCTAAGGATCGTAAACATCTCACAGGTGAAAAGGATGAGAAATCAGTTATTGCATGGATTGAAGGCATGATTCTAGTGGGGTGGCAACTATGTTCAAATATCTAATAGTGGTTCGTCCGTTGGGGTTTCTGTATGCTAGTGCTGGAGCATTTCTATCTCCTGAAAACTTAGTTGGAAGATCTGGGACAAAATTTCCACCTGATGCGGCAGCGCTTTCAGGGTTGATTCTTCGGGCTAGCTACGAACAGAAACTTCCTAATCATAAGGAACTTAAGCTAAATCTAACTGTTGCTGGTGCATTTTGGGCTAAGGATGATAAACCACAAGACTTTTATGTGCCGATCCCGCGGTCGCTCATAATTGGCAAAGAAAATGCTGATGAATGGGAAATGTTAGATGGTAAATGGGAAAAAGACTGCACAAAAGATGTAGATGCTGACTATAAATGGCAAAGTATTCGCTATTGGGATAACCCATTAGATGAGATTTTCAAAAATCGTCAGAATAGCAAAGACAAACAAAAACATATTCTTGATAGTACGGCTGAGCCTCCTTGGAAGTTTACATCCATGTTGCATCCAACTTTAGAGAAGGATCAGCGTCATGTTCGTTTACCGCAAGACGAGAATGATAGGGGCAGTCTTTTTTTAGAAAATGCTGTCCAGATGGATGAGGATAGTTGTTTGGTCTACCTTTCAACCCATAGAGTTGAGCATGGTTGGTATCGATTTGGTGGTGAGAACCATATGGTAGAAATCACCTGTCAAGATCTAGAGCAAAATATTTTGAATTTGTTTAACGAGCCAATCAAAAGAAGTTTTGCTCTGATCTGCCCTGCGGTTTGGGGTAACAATAATTTATCTGTCCGTTATCCTCAAGCATTTAAGGCTGGTGAAAAACCGCCGCAAATGCTGACTGATCGTCCTGTTACCTTTCGGTATCGTATGGGTAGTAATCTAGGGATTGGTCGATATGCTGTTCCTTCGGGAACTGTTTATGTGCTTAAACATCCACTAGATGAAGAGCATAATACTTGGTGGAAGTTTCCAAACAAGTGGTTTCCGCAAAGTAATGAGGATAAAGACTTTGATAAAAGACCGTTACCTCTAAAACATTTAGGGTGTGGTTTGTGTTTGCCAATTACAATTAAAGGAGTGGACTAATGTATAAAAAAGCTTACGGTATTATTGAAACGCTTGCGCCTCTCCATGTTGGAGCAAGTGCAGGTGAGGAATCAGGCAATCTCAACCTGATATTTCGCGACCAATTTACTCAAACGGGTATTATCCCAGGGAGTTCTATTCGTGGACGTTTTCGGGCTGATATGCGACAAGATCTTCGACAGAAAAATGAAGGCTACAAAGATTACAACTATTGGTACGGACAAGAGGCTCCAGAAAAGGGAGAAGCCGCCGAAAACAAGAAAGATACCACTGAGGCACTGGTCAAGTTTGAATATGCTTCAATTGTTTGGTTGCCTGTGTACTGTCCTAATCAACCTGTAGTTTGGGTTTCTTGTCCTCGTCTTCTCAAACGGTATCAAAAGCTATCAGGCAAGACTCCTTACACATTTACGCCGCACACTTATTATGGGGCTAAAGATAATCTTACTAAGCTGTTTTTTAATTTGGGCTTCATTCGTTTGGATTCTTCAGACAAAAAATTAGGGGATTATATTCCCGATAATCTTGAAAACCTGCAATCAGGTAGAGATTTAGTTCTAATTGTAAGTGATACAGAAATTTCAATGATTCA
This window contains:
- a CDS encoding YafY family protein translates to MPKTSNLHSYSDHQAFDRLMLLIVTFIHHPGIGSPDRIGNNSQSAHESLEAVKEKVYEIAQQYNIPLTKYSIPTLRKDLVTLRKYGILEQRIYRWGYFLGTGVMSFKDLQVALNALNSMAKYQRSPQAIRIYQKLEKKLRGKQILESTDYLYPVRSQIDRAIIYTDLDEMLDIKKNRQNLYNCLDQVEDAIAIGQAITIYRYADPYSQKIGYLQVFPLQLIYHDIAWYLLYEYVDNGHLEIERIDRFTDQIQFVNQHRGIDLQKSSLTVAMNLFKKGWGLFLGEPSEQVREITGTLEYIQVKVRFFAPVIAFIEEGEKRHISQSIDRRGKPEYIDYIVTLPERSLNEFCRWVNQFVHNAQVLEPQSLRDRFRSSALKLASLYDFKG
- a CDS encoding RAMP superfamily CRISPR-associated protein, with translation MYKKAYGIIETLAPLHVGASAGEESGNLNLIFRDQFTQTGIIPGSSIRGRFRADMRQDLRQKNEGYKDYNYWYGQEAPEKGEAAENKKDTTEALVKFEYASIVWLPVYCPNQPVVWVSCPRLLKRYQKLSGKTPYTFTPHTYYGAKDNLTKLFFNLGFIRLDSSDKKLGDYIPDNLENLQSGRDLVLIVSDTEISMIHDMALYRQSRVALDANEKKAKGGAFFNVEALPEGTILTFPTAIKNKGKDDNSWQEYIVDADIEKTKELYFGGLESIGFGRTNVTLYEGLN
- the cysS gene encoding cysteine--tRNA ligase produces the protein MTLRIYNTLTRHKEDFIPLEAGIVKMYVCGVTVYNYCHLGHARAYVIWDMIRRYLATKYQVKYVQNITDIDDKILKKAQENNTTMQAIAEQYIAAYDEDMAKLNIAKADEYPRATETIPEIIELIQQLIDRDYAYASGGDVYYAVQKFPSYGKLSGRKLEDMQAGASGRVDEQEEQKRYPFDFALWKSAKPNEPFWSSPWGNGRPGWHIECSAMVRSRLGETIDIHAGGIDLQFPHHENEIAQSEAAYAKPLAKYWMHNGFVNIDGEKMSKSLNNFTTIRDLVSHFEPMAIRLFILQAQYRQPIDFTEEAINAATKGWETIRDGMLFAEDFGAKLGWENIEIPARKDLGEAIACFEEAMNDDFNTSVAMSHVFELAKKLRAERNSLSHAGKTAAGSEALYQDWQTLSYMVSVLGFVADIRDRKVKEESISDPEIESLIQKRIEAKKAKNYQEGDRIRDELKTLGITLVDQKDGTTRWIRE
- a CDS encoding type III-B CRISPR-associated protein Cas10/Cmr2; its protein translation is MDVLTQEKSQTSESVSGKYTVITFAPVQGFIEKSRKLRDLYGASQILSYLSWKIVCAANSKNCEVISPAIAIDDASEMANVDIVQGMPNRILILGDFSHNDAQKALTEGWKEIVTACRGWLRDNLQIDDEGWFNSWTRWQIHAWEVFWGSGADIELAMRDLETRKLRRAWTVPNWNGESSSLSGHDAIAHPNMDSLGTNEAEIKSFYKRLAEVLDPSGDENDRAYINENERLSIPELIKRLVTYGAIARHIHRDLYAPTFREVLRKDDKSGATYWTGWFMGDGDKVGDHLKRLTDNASVTQFSQSLRAWGKKFQTDFDKKGRVVYAGGDDFLGVMYGDKQTPKLDSREVIEWLLDLRGSWEKGNLGITLSVGFVWAGHSVPQRDVLQHCREAEKLAKNLGRDRVTIRVLFNNGQFVQWTTPWKYLEWLKDYRDRNDNTGKDANWSHVYTDLAQLKARHAIPPETAEHPSDYLAIELLTLYFGEDKRKMFSKAKDRKHLTGEKDEKSVIAWIEGMILVGWQLCSNI
- a CDS encoding CRISPR-associated protein, translating into MFKYLIVVRPLGFLYASAGAFLSPENLVGRSGTKFPPDAAALSGLILRASYEQKLPNHKELKLNLTVAGAFWAKDDKPQDFYVPIPRSLIIGKENADEWEMLDGKWEKDCTKDVDADYKWQSIRYWDNPLDEIFKNRQNSKDKQKHILDSTAEPPWKFTSMLHPTLEKDQRHVRLPQDENDRGSLFLENAVQMDEDSCLVYLSTHRVEHGWYRFGGENHMVEITCQDLEQNILNLFNEPIKRSFALICPAVWGNNNLSVRYPQAFKAGEKPPQMLTDRPVTFRYRMGSNLGIGRYAVPSGTVYVLKHPLDEEHNTWWKFPNKWFPQSNEDKDFDKRPLPLKHLGCGLCLPITIKGVD